The genomic interval GAAATTTTACAAACCACTCTCTTTAGTGGTATGAGCATTCATGCAGCACTTTATCTCTTTGCAGCGATTATCTTTGTAGGTGGCGATGTTCACGCTAAATCTTCCTATAAAAAACTGCTTCAAGCCGCAAGCGAGCAAAAATTTAAAAATAAAGACGATGAATTTAATTTCTATAGAATACGCTATGCGTCCATTATGTTCGTACATATCGCTATTTTTAATGTTATAGCGATTTTAGGCGTCATTGTATTTTTGGTAACATTGGATTTTGCAACATTGATGAATCTTACTATTGTCTCATTATTGGGATTCGTACTGATGTTTCCCCATAAAGCAAAATTTGAATTTCAAACTGAGAAGAGTTGCCCTCTTAAGAAGAAATAACAGAAAAAGGGTTCAACCCCTTTTTCTTAAAGCGTAACCTGCTCGAACGTATCGTTTTCGTGATTGAAAAGATAGGCTTCCATCTCGTTTTCACCCACTTGAAACATGATCTTACATGTAAGAAATCCTGACTTTTTAAGCCCTTTTTCGACCACTTCCAAGATAAACGCCCGTGTACTAAACAGATGCGTTGTTGTATTGCCCTCGTACGCAAACACTTCACCCTCAATCGGTGTAAATCCCTCTTTTTTAAGATGCTTTTCAAACACCCCTTTTTCATTCAAACCTTCTACATCAACAATCAGTATAACCTTCATTTACATCCCTACTTTTTCTAAATGCGCCAAAAATTCATCGGCATTTTTAAATCCCGCTAAACGAAGTTCACTTACCTCTTTGCCCTCTTTAAAAAACAAAATGGCAGGAGGTCCGTAAATCGTAAAGGCTTTTTGCAGTGCTTTATCGTCATCGCTATTTTTGGTCACATCCGCTTTTAAAAGCGTGAATTTTTCAAGCTTTGCTTTGACCCGAGCATCGCTAAAGGTAAACTGCTCAAACTCAACACAGTTCACGCACCAGTCTGCATAAAAGTCCAACATCACAGGTTTTTCGGCATTTTTTAACGCAAGATTGAGCTCTTCAATCGTTTTTATCTTTGTAAACAGTGTCGAAGAAGTGGAGGCGCTAACACCCTCTTTTGCCGTAAACTTCTCAAAAGGCGCTAATGGATTGGTAGCACCGCTTAAAAAGCCAACCAAAAGTGCCACACCATACACAAGCGCCATAAACAAAATGCTTTTGAGCACTTTTTGCCACCCTTTGGTCTGCTCGCTAAAAGACTCCAACGCACCAAAATAGATCGAACTACTGATGATCAGCACTGCCCACAAAGACATACTCACAAAAGAAGGAATGATGCGTGAGAGCATCCAAATGGCAACGCCAAGAAGCATCACACCAAAAAAAGCGGTAATATTTTGCATCCACATACCAGGACGAGGCATATAACGCCCCGCCGTTGTGCCAATGAGCAGAAGTGGAACGCCCATACCCAAACTCATCACAAACAGTGCGCTTCCACCCAAAAGAGCATCGCCACTTTGTCCGATGTAAATGAGCGCACCTGCAAGCGGAGCTGCGACACAAGGTCCTACGATCAATGCCGATAAAAAGCCCATCACCGCAATGCCAAAAACACCTTGGGCTTGCGCTTCGCCTGTTTTTTTATTGATTCTATTTTGAATGAAGCTTGGCATCTTAAGCTCATAAAACCCAAACATCGAAAGCGCTAAAAGCACAAAGATGGCACTAAAAACACCAATGATCCAAGGATTTTGCATCGAAGCTTGAAGGTTTGCACCAAAAAGTGCCGCTAGAACCCCTGCTATCGTATACGCCAACGACATCGCAAGCACATACACTAAGGAGAGCCAAAATCCTTTTTTGGCATTCATTGAGACGCTCGGTTGTGAGACGATGATGGAAGACAAAATGGGGATCATTGGAAAAACACATGGTGTTAAAGAGAGCAAAAGTCCAAATCCAAAGAAACTGAGCAGTACTAGCGCACTATTACCACTCATAAAACTTTGCGCAATCGTATCTTGTTCGGAAAGTGGCGTAGCGCTGCCCCCTTTGAGTTTAAACGTAAACTCTTTAGTCATGGGCTGATAGCAAATGCCCATCTCAGAACAGCCTTGATACGAAAAACGGAGCGTAAAACTACCTTTTTTGACCTCATTGTCGAGTAAACTTTGAGGCACAAAAAGCTCAAAAGATTTACGTTGCGTTAGGGTATCGTGAAAATACTCTGCTTTGGGGCGTTCGACCCATTGTGTCATATCAAGCGTTTTAGGTTGAGTCAGCTCTAAGCTAATTTTGTCATCGTAAAGATAAATTTTCTCACCCAACGTAACATTGATCATAACACCTTGGTTACTGTGGGTTGCGGTGACATTAAAAGCCTCTTCCGGCGTTAAGAGTTTGGGCTTTTCAACAGCAAAAAGTGTGACCACGAGGAGAAAAAATAGAGAGAAAAAGCGTATCGTATGTTGCACAAAATCACCTTTGGTAAAATTTTTCTTTATTGTAGCGAAGAAGACTAAATGTTTTTTAAATTACAACGATTTTTGGAGTATTATACTTTTACATGTAAAACAGGAGCGGGCAGTGGGCAAAAAGAAAAAAGAGAAGATTGTCTTACAAAATGAGGAGCTTGTGGTTTCAAAAGAGAAAAACGACAAAGTACAAATTTGGGTTAAAAAAAGTGAACTAAAGTATGAAAAAGAGCTTAAGAATCTTCAAATTGAGCTGCTAAAATTTCAAAACCATGTGAAAGATAAAGGGCTAAAGGTGCTCATTCTTATCGAAGGGCGTGACGCTGCGGGTAAAGGTGGAACCATCAAACGTATTACAGAGCATCTCAATCCAAGGGGTGCGCGCATTGTAGCCCTTTCCAAACCCTCTGACACCGAACGCTCTCAGTGGTATTTTCAACGCTATACGGCACATTTACCTTCCGCTGGAGAGATCGTTCTTTTTGATCGTTCATGGTATAACCGAGCGGGTGTTGAGCCTGTGATGGGCTTTTGCAGTCAAGAAGAACATAAAGAATTTCTACGAGAAGTGCCTAAATTTGAAACCATGTTGGTCAATTCTGACATTATACTTTTTAAATTTTACTTTTCTGTGGGCAAAGAGGAACAAGCCAAACGATTTCATGAGCGTAAAACTGACCCACTCAAACAGTTCAAACTCTCTCCCGTGGATGAAAAATCACAAGAGTTGTGGGACCAATACACTGTAGCAAAATACTCGATGCTCTTAGCCTCCAATAACCCTCGCGCTCCATGGACTATCGTCCTCTCAGACGATAAAAAAAGAGCACGCCTCAATACAATTAAATACATCTTAAAAAATGTTGAGTACCCTGAGAAAATCAAGAAAAAACACCTTCAGATGGATGAGGACATTATTCGTACCGCAAAACAGGAGATTGAAATTATGGAGAAGAGCTTACCGAGTGAAAATCTTTCACACCTAAACGGATAAACGTTACATGTAAGAAGGTGACCTAGCCCAAGCGGCTAGGTCATTAAGCGTTTTTTACTCTACTTCAGCATCGATGACATCGTCATCTTTTTTAGCTTTTGGTTTTTCACCACCAGCAGCACCCGCTTCACCTTGATCTTTTTTGTACATTGCTTCCGCGAGTTTATGACTTGCTTCACTCAAAGATTTGACTTTCGCATCAATCTCTTCTTTGCTTGCACTCTCATTGGTAAGCACTTCTTTAAGCGCTTTAAGCTCTGCTTCGATTTTTGCTTTTTCTTCAGCGCTAATCGCATCACCCATTTCACCTAACGATTTTTCTGTTTGGTGAGCAAGCGCATCGGCTTGATTTCTAGCATCTACAGCATCTTTTCGTTTTTTGTCTTCTTCTTTGTGAAGCTCAGCATCTTTCACCATTTTCTCGATTTCAGCATCATCTAGTCCTGAACTACCAGAGATTTTGATCTCTTGAACTTTACCTGTTGCTTTGTCTTTAGCCGAAACCGTCAAGATACCATTTGCATCGATGTCAAATGCAACTTCAATTTGTGGAACACCACGAGGTGCTGGTGGAATACTCTCAAGATTGAACTGTCCTAGTGATTTATTATCTCTAGCAAACTCACGCTCACCTTGAAGGGCATGAATCGTAACGGCAGGTTGGTTATCTTCCGCAGTTGAGAAAACTTGAGATTTTTTAACAGGGATCGTTGTGCCTTTCTCAATAAGCTTAGTCATAACGCCACCCAAAGTCTCGATACCAAGGCTTAGAGGCGTAACGTCTAGAAGAAGAATGTCTTTTACGTCACCCTTGATAACCGCGCCTTGAATCGCAGCACCAATCGCTACAACTTCATCAGGGTTCACAGATTTGTTAAGCTCTTTCTCGAAAAACTCTTTTACTTTTTGTTGAACTAAAGGAACACGCGTTGATCCACCAACCATTACGATCTCTTTGATTTCGCCTTTTTTAAGGTCAGAATCATTCACAACTTCTTTGATTTTTTTAATCGTAAGAGCGACTAAATCTTCGATCATTGACTCAAATTTTGCACGTGTGAGTTTTTTAACCAAGTGTTTTGGACCCGTTGCATCCGCAGTGATAAACGGTAAGTTTACCTCTGTCTCATTCGAAGAAGAGAGCTCTTTTTTCGCATTTTCAGCCGCTTCTTTAAGTCTTTGAAGTGCCATAACATCTGATTTAAGATCGATGCCATTGTCATTTTTAAACTCTGCAACCAACCAGTCGATCAGTCTGTTATCGAAATCATCACCACCTAAGAAAGCGTCGCCACCGGTTGCTAAAACTTCAACAACATTATCACCTGTCTCAAGAACGGTAACGTCAAATGTTCCACCACCCAAGTCGTAAACAACGATTTTTTCAGCCTCTTTTTTATCTAGACCATAAGACAAAGCCGCGGCTGTTGGCTCGTTGATAATACGAAGAACGTTTAAGCCCGCGATCGTACCAGCTTCTTTGGTCGCTTTTCTTTGGCTATCGTTAAAGTATGCAGGCACGGTAATAACTGCATCTGTTACCTCTTCACCAAGATACGCTTCCGCATCTTCTTTAAGTTTCATCAACACTTTTGCGCTGATCTCTTGTGGCGTATAGACTTTACCATCAATTTCAATCGCGCAGGCACCATTTCTATCAACAACCGCATACGGAAGACGTTTTTTAGCTTCGTTTGCTTTGTCTTCGTTGCTCATAAGACCCATAATTCTTTTAATAGAATAGATGGTTCTTTTTGGGTTGGTAACCGCTTGACGTTTCGCCGTATCACCGACTAAAACCTCTTCTTTATCGGTAAATGCAACGACAGAAGGTGTTGTATTTTTACCCTCTTTATTTGGTATAACTTTGCTCTCACCGCGCTCGTATACAGAGACACATGAATTTGTCGTTCCTAGATCAATTCCTATAACTTTTCCCATTTTTTATCCTTTTACTTTAATTTATTTTACGATACTGACCATTGCTGGTCTTAAAATGCGCTCTTTGATTTTGTAGCCCTTTTGAAAAACCTGCAAAATCTCACCACTATTTTTCTCTTCACTCTCTAATTGCATAATGGCTTCATGGAAGTTTGGATCAAATGTTCCATCAATTGCAACTAATTCAACACCATGTTTTTCAAAAGCTTTTCTAAACTGCTCAATAGTTAACCCTAAACCCTCTTTGACCTTACCAAGAAGCTCACCACTTTCAATCTCCGTGTTACTTCCTGCAAGAATTGCCATCTCCAAAGAGTCAATGACAGGTAAAAGATCGCGTGCAAAGACTTCGTGCGCATAAGAAATCGCTTGCATTTTCTCTTTTTCCAAACGTCGTTTCATATTGTCAAAATCAGCGTTGGCTCGTAAATACCGATCTTCAAGTTCCGCCACTTTGGATTGGAGCTCTTCAAGTTCACTTTTTTGCTCGCACTCACACACGAGCTCTTCATCATTTTCAGAACACTCAGGAACTATCTCTGCAGAAACATCAGAGACACTCTGTTCCTCTTTTAGTTTTTCATCCACATTTTACTCCTTAACTTGATTAAAAAAGTCTTCAAAATCACTCTCGATGCGACCAAAACAGAAAAGATCTACCGTTGTGTCTTCATCTTTAAGCTGAGC from Sulfurospirillum multivorans DSM 12446 carries:
- the ppk2 gene encoding polyphosphate kinase 2 yields the protein MVSKEKNDKVQIWVKKSELKYEKELKNLQIELLKFQNHVKDKGLKVLILIEGRDAAGKGGTIKRITEHLNPRGARIVALSKPSDTERSQWYFQRYTAHLPSAGEIVLFDRSWYNRAGVEPVMGFCSQEEHKEFLREVPKFETMLVNSDIILFKFYFSVGKEEQAKRFHERKTDPLKQFKLSPVDEKSQELWDQYTVAKYSMLLASNNPRAPWTIVLSDDKKRARLNTIKYILKNVEYPEKIKKKHLQMDEDIIRTAKQEIEIMEKSLPSENLSHLNG
- the dsbD gene encoding protein-disulfide reductase DsbD, which codes for MQHTIRFFSLFFLLVVTLFAVEKPKLLTPEEAFNVTATHSNQGVMINVTLGEKIYLYDDKISLELTQPKTLDMTQWVERPKAEYFHDTLTQRKSFELFVPQSLLDNEVKKGSFTLRFSYQGCSEMGICYQPMTKEFTFKLKGGSATPLSEQDTIAQSFMSGNSALVLLSFFGFGLLLSLTPCVFPMIPILSSIIVSQPSVSMNAKKGFWLSLVYVLAMSLAYTIAGVLAALFGANLQASMQNPWIIGVFSAIFVLLALSMFGFYELKMPSFIQNRINKKTGEAQAQGVFGIAVMGFLSALIVGPCVAAPLAGALIYIGQSGDALLGGSALFVMSLGMGVPLLLIGTTAGRYMPRPGMWMQNITAFFGVMLLGVAIWMLSRIIPSFVSMSLWAVLIISSSIYFGALESFSEQTKGWQKVLKSILFMALVYGVALLVGFLSGATNPLAPFEKFTAKEGVSASTSSTLFTKIKTIEELNLALKNAEKPVMLDFYADWCVNCVEFEQFTFSDARVKAKLEKFTLLKADVTKNSDDDKALQKAFTIYGPPAILFFKEGKEVSELRLAGFKNADEFLAHLEKVGM
- the dnaK gene encoding molecular chaperone DnaK encodes the protein MGKVIGIDLGTTNSCVSVYERGESKVIPNKEGKNTTPSVVAFTDKEEVLVGDTAKRQAVTNPKRTIYSIKRIMGLMSNEDKANEAKKRLPYAVVDRNGACAIEIDGKVYTPQEISAKVLMKLKEDAEAYLGEEVTDAVITVPAYFNDSQRKATKEAGTIAGLNVLRIINEPTAAALSYGLDKKEAEKIVVYDLGGGTFDVTVLETGDNVVEVLATGGDAFLGGDDFDNRLIDWLVAEFKNDNGIDLKSDVMALQRLKEAAENAKKELSSSNETEVNLPFITADATGPKHLVKKLTRAKFESMIEDLVALTIKKIKEVVNDSDLKKGEIKEIVMVGGSTRVPLVQQKVKEFFEKELNKSVNPDEVVAIGAAIQGAVIKGDVKDILLLDVTPLSLGIETLGGVMTKLIEKGTTIPVKKSQVFSTAEDNQPAVTIHALQGEREFARDNKSLGQFNLESIPPAPRGVPQIEVAFDIDANGILTVSAKDKATGKVQEIKISGSSGLDDAEIEKMVKDAELHKEEDKKRKDAVDARNQADALAHQTEKSLGEMGDAISAEEKAKIEAELKALKEVLTNESASKEEIDAKVKSLSEASHKLAEAMYKKDQGEAGAAGGEKPKAKKDDDVIDAEVE
- the grpE gene encoding nucleotide exchange factor GrpE, whose product is MDEKLKEEQSVSDVSAEIVPECSENDEELVCECEQKSELEELQSKVAELEDRYLRANADFDNMKRRLEKEKMQAISYAHEVFARDLLPVIDSLEMAILAGSNTEIESGELLGKVKEGLGLTIEQFRKAFEKHGVELVAIDGTFDPNFHEAIMQLESEEKNSGEILQVFQKGYKIKERILRPAMVSIVK